A genomic window from Actinomycetaceae bacterium MB13-C1-2 includes:
- a CDS encoding ATP-binding protein produces the protein MSETQPGLFNLPEGLRKPMAQVIILTGPSGSGKTSLASRVGLLSISLDHFYRDEDDPDMPMLRQGVIDWDDPRSWNANEAMAAMYQLCTAGQADIPIYDIPTNRRTGTRAVSLGASQLFIAEGIFASELVAPLLEEGLLADALCIARSPYKNAWYRLLRDLAEARKPVPVLLYRGALLARNEPKKILEWKTKGCRPVSSLDDAEDSINLLRHRLRLVGRSDS, from the coding sequence GTGAGTGAGACTCAGCCCGGCCTCTTCAACCTTCCCGAGGGTCTACGCAAACCGATGGCACAGGTCATTATCCTTACGGGTCCCTCTGGTTCCGGCAAAACGTCTCTTGCCTCACGCGTCGGATTGCTATCGATCTCCCTCGATCACTTCTATCGGGACGAGGACGACCCGGATATGCCCATGCTCAGGCAGGGGGTGATTGATTGGGACGACCCCAGATCGTGGAACGCAAACGAAGCGATGGCAGCCATGTACCAGCTATGCACCGCGGGACAGGCGGATATCCCCATCTACGACATCCCCACGAACCGCCGAACTGGCACCCGAGCCGTATCCCTTGGCGCGAGTCAACTCTTTATTGCGGAGGGCATTTTCGCGTCGGAGCTAGTTGCTCCGCTGCTCGAAGAGGGTCTGTTAGCAGATGCCCTGTGTATCGCTCGGTCCCCGTATAAGAACGCCTGGTATCGTCTGCTCCGTGATCTTGCCGAAGCGCGAAAACCCGTACCGGTTCTGCTATATCGTGGGGCACTGCTTGCCAGGAATGAGCCGAAGAAGATCCTCGAATGGAAAACTAAGGGCTGTCGTCCCGTGAGTTCCCTCGATGACGCGGAAGACAGCATCAACCTCTTGCGTCACCGTCTGCGTCTTGTCGGCCGCTCGGACTCCTAA